The Astatotilapia calliptera chromosome 19, fAstCal1.2, whole genome shotgun sequence DNA segment AGGTTTGTCTTTAGGCTAAATCTTTTACCGCATTTATCACAAGCATACGGTTTCTCTCCAGCATGGAGCCTCATGTGTACATTCAGACTTCCTTGATATCTAAATCTTTTACCACAATCTGCACAACAGAATGGTCTTTCTCCCGTGTGGACTCTCATGTGTACTCTAAGATCTTTCATTTGGTTAAATCGTTTACCACAATCATCACATCCAAATCGCTTCATCTGAGAATCGACACTTTGCTCCACTCTAGAACTTCTCTCATTCACCAAACAACTGGAAGACCTTTTTGCATTATTTACACCTGACTCAGGTGTTCTGTCGTCATTCAATTGGCTGTCGCTGTCGTCAGTTTCAGGTCCACAATCTGACAAAGGTTCCTGCCAGCCATCCTCACTGACTTCAGTCTCAGAAGATTCCGGTGCTTCGCCATCAGTATTTGTTTGTATATTGTTATTTGTACTTCGGTCCATTTTCCTCTGTTCAGAGGAGTTGCTCGCTTGAGTCTCAGTCtctatcttgtttttattttggttttgatgAACCTTTAATGACTGAGGcttctcttcttcatcttcactcTTCACATGAACAACAGTAAATGGAAACCTCTTGATATCCTCCTCCAGCCCATTACAGTGAACTCGCTCTTGATTTTTCCACAGCTCTGAGTCAGGATGGTTCACACTGGGGCTCCATTCACATTCATGGGAAACCTCTTCTTTTATCACCAGTAGCTGCTGGACATCTACAGGGaagactgaaacacacacactcataattAAGAGCAAAAACTCTATAATCACATAACTTATCACTGGTACTAATACTCCATGTTAGTGAGATCTGAGATGACTGTGGATAGACAGTGCTATTAAATATAATCTAAATTAATCTTAACTGTGACCACCTAATAGAAAATGACATTGCCATCCAATACCATCCAGCCAGCAGTGCTGCCCCTCAGCCTCTTAGCGATGACCTGATTTATACAGTTGGGACAAATCATGGGTAGTTTTCAGAAAAGTTGACTTCTCATCTTGACCTTGAAGTTAGTGTAATCTTTCAGTTGATGTGCCGACGTTATGAATTTCAAAATCATACGATACCCTTGTGAGCGATTGTATAGCATGCAAGcaacctgggtgtccacatcgtCCACCTATCAGGTGGGGTGTCGACAATACCCTATCAGGCTTTTACGGCTGAAGGTACACGAAAGTCCGTATGAACATCCCTCTTTTCCCCTACAGCCCCGTTTTCTTCCAAAAATCATGTTCAAATTCTGGTAGTGTCCCAGACTGCAGCTATTCAGTTTTCATTTGTGCCAGAAATACACAACTCAACACTAGCCATGCAGCTCCTCTTCTGATATGTACAGCTATTGGTATCATACACCTTTACAATACTCCAAATTTATTCTCACCCCACCATTTCCTATTGCTGAATATTACACCCACTACTGCTACCTACTACTAACCTATAACATAAAAATCAGCAGGATAGATTTCCTTTTACTGAACTGTTTCAGTTAACAGGGAATacttataaatgtatttttttctctctgtcaggGTGAACCATTTGATTGATTAGCTAACATTTAACCATTACACAAAGAACGATCATCCACTGGCAAACATTTTAGACCAGGAAATACAAAATCAATCATTTGAAGTGGTCCTTTTCTccatatttttaaatgcaggTAACATTCACTGAGTATTTTCATTCCTCTGGGACAAGCTAATGATGGACGTTGACTTCTTTGCACAGCTggatttcttgtttttaatacttCAACTTTCTGCATTTTATGAAGTTTTTTGTGTACAATTTTTCTGTAATCTGTATGCTAATGATCCAATATTAGAGGAATTGCATATGCCATCACAATTGTAAAAATGTTGTGACActgcataaaatgtaaataaaacagatttgCAAGTCTCAtaaatccacattttttttaattcacaatagaacacagACAACCTGTCAAATGTCACAGCTAAATGTTTTGCGAGCTTAGATTATTTATCTGGTTAACAGTGGTTTAATGGTTGTACAGCAATAGTGCTAACGAGCATGACCGAGGGGGACCCTGAGCTGATGGACAGGTGCAGGTCAGACTTTGGGAAGACTTGTCTTTGATTCTAAAACGAGGTCACACATCAGCTTGTGCTGTTAGTTTTAAAGTATCAGTCTACTAAAATTCTGCAAATCAAATGCTAATGTTTTGAGGATACTTTTAGCTCATAGTCAGCTGTTTGCACAGATAATGTCTCTGTTGTTTGTTGCCTCCGCAATCAAAGACATGTATGCACTTTTATAACTGTGGCTACAGCTCTCTGAGTGTACATGCATGGCTGCAGTTATGCaggctgtgtgtgagagcaagcacctttaatttttttttttttaatggaatagTAAATTTACTTGAGCCAAATGCCCCTCAGTCAAAGTTGGTTGCTCTTGTTCCTATGCTCTCGTGCCCATGACCCTGTCCCAActtgccatcaaattcaaaatgatctcatttcttttcttaaaacgGTTAATTTTTCCAGTTTATAGATGTGGTATGCTTTCTGTGTTCTATTGTTAATtaaatatgggtttatgagatttgcaaaccactgcattcagtctttgtttacattttacacaactTTGTTTGGAAATGGGGTTGTATCTATCAGACGAGTATCTGCCTTCACTGCTCCCATACGACCATGCTTAATGTCCGTGTGTCGCTTAGCTTCCTCCCTTAGCTCCTTCTCTCCTTCTATTGGAAGGTATCAGTTCATGTAGCTGACTACATGTTAGGGGGACGCTTGTTCAGACTGACGCAAACGTGGCAAGGTGCGCACTGTTTGGAGCCATATGCGGAGATTTTCATTCACAAAAAACCCGGTAATTATTTCAACAAGTTCAAAACACTCACCCGCAGCCATTATACACCTTCTACTCTACCTCTGGATGCTCCTGCCTGATGATGCGCACCCGCACTGGAAACACAACTTGTTCTTCCCCTGTGCAATAATGCACATACTTCCGGTCtatttttcataataaaagccATAGATACATTCTTTACTATCCTTAAACTGTATTAGTGAATCTGTATGGCAAAGACCATCGCCTTCAGTACAATGAGCAGGAAAACACTCTGTCTAAGGGAAACTACCATCACTTTTTGTACCATGAGCTTTCCTGTAGTTGGCTTGTAATTTTCTCGACCAGTTACGTTTAAGTAGGTTTTTGCTGCATATGTAGCAGGTTGAAAAAgctacatgtttgtttttgcaagaaAACCAATTACccccttattttttgtttattattgtgactTATTTTGACATTGTTATGTGTTGCCAGACCATGGTTATATTTCATTATGCCAGTAGATGGTGCTCTTGCACTGCTGTGAAACTACCAGAGAGACTCTAGCTATAGGCTCTGCGCATGCGCAGCTCAGAAATAAATGAGCTCCGGCCTGAGCAAGACGCTAACTTCAGTGTCCTCTCTATTAATCCACAGGTACTGACAAACAAACTTTTATGTTACCGAACTGGTAATAAATGTCATGTAAGTTGAGTAACAACTGTTCGGCTATATTTTGAGATGAGAGTGGTATTTTGTTGTAATGAGTATTAGTGTATCATCGGCATAATGCTATAATGCTACGTAGCACTATAAGTATATGCTATGATAGTGGCAACCTGCGACTTCCGAAAATgtgttttagtgtttgttttagttttagccAAGCAGTACTGAGTACATGTATTAAGGGGAAAGGTTTTTGTTGGTGAAACAACGTTTGCAGTCGTCTGCCGCCATGTTGTGTTGCGTTCAGGGGACGCCATGTTCAAAAGTAATAGCGTATATGGCGCGAATGTGGGGAAAggttgtgtgaatgtgagatggGTTATTTTGGTATGATGTTATGCTTTAACCGCGAGTGTTTTGTTTAAGTTGTGAGTATGTAAAGTCATTTTGAattagtttgtatttattttgcttttgagaGAATGCTTTTtgtaactttatttatgtttatgaaCTCTGTTATTTTATGGGAAGAATGCATGGTCTAGTGTGATTTGTATTGTGTATATGTAGAAATAAATGAGCTCCGGCCTGAGCAAGACGCTAACTTCGGTGTCCTCTCTATTAATCCACAGTTTGCTCATATTTGGCTACGCAGTGCTCTCTAGCCTGTGTGCCGCTTGCTGCCGGTCCAGATTCCCCTAGGTCTGGTGCCGGTaacacatacataaaaaaaaaaaagtgtgtgtgaagcaaAGGAGATGAATTAGGTCAAAATGCAAGCTTGAAATAGAtgactatccggttgttcagtgatgacgcggcgaatcctacttccgggtctaaagtagtctgcgtttaatatggcttttgtgttgttaacatatTTAATgctatgtattttcttctatttgatctcaaaaagctcctaaaacagtcagtgatcactgttgacctccctcggcttttattaccactaatcatttatttaagctcagtttttaaaaccttaggatgtaactacagcccagcccatacagcagtatatgaatgactaacctcgtattatggatggattatttcagttgttctcctggctgaagttttgtccttttacagcatcctgccatgcgattacatttgttcctgaccaccgacaacactcacgttaacttttatcgagtggaaaaaaagttagtttgttcatattatgctaacatagctgtgtcgctagtggtcacgtagcacatcattatataccagctagccaaacttcagtaaccctacaaacgtcactactgtttcgttttctgtcttcatttatgttggaagtgataacagagatgtacgttttaatttgtttccaaaaccccgcagtcaggacatgctatattgtatttagatagaagctagcgagctaactgcactccacactgtatataaatgccacttgttttgcacatattcaactctgtatattttatatattttatatattttattattattattattattattattattattattattttattttatttttttactatttaatttgtaaaaatgtgtatacacacacacacacacgtaggaaaatatttagtatacacatccagaaatgcatacactattatatattgtacatatatttattagtttcaggttggccattcttgtattttgctcgtttgtgttgttgtgtttgcacatctctgttgcttgtggggctcgcacacaagaatttcactcgcatgtgctgtgccagtgtgcctgcacatgtgatgtgacaataaaaagtgatttgtgatttgatttgataacttcctgctaacttctaactccgttaaatgtcataaattccgttttcatggatgcctggatgttaaactcaattgttacacctggtagagcagaacgctgatcattttattaaagatgaagactttagacagtttttcaactctcagtaatgccacagtgatcgtttgatatatggacctgcagcggagtttagacccagacacggctagtgacgtcaaactgaacaaccggattaaaTTATCTGTATTTTAAACAATCTGgatatattatccattatcTGAAGATACAGGCTAGACCAAAAGGATTGAAGCTTTGTCTCTGCAGTTTCATGTTTGTACTTAAGCAGAAGTAATAGAGTACCAGACTGATTGTTTACCAAAGCAACACTCTCATGAAGAAGAAGTTTGTTAAAGCAATTTACAGATATTTCTgggattaaaaaataataacaaatattcCTGTGAAAAaactacagattttttttacgtTGTGAACATCATCCAGCATGAGGTACAACAGAgccatttatttatgttttgttaaaaaaatgaagaaaaaaattctATTATGAAAACTGTAATAAATATTAAGTTATATTTAATGACTTCCCACCTAAAATGATTTAAACTGAGAAATTATAATGAGCAGATTTCATCAACATGTATTAAAGACATGTTGTCATTTTAATCAAAGATTTAACAAAACACATGTGCAAATGCACACCCACAGAACTAACACTAAAGAAAGATTGCTGAcgcaaacaaaaagaacatacaCCATATGTATTCATATAACTCTACCATatgaataattaataaatattatttaatcATTCATACCTCATACGAATAATATTAACAGGTGTTAGGTATGAGAAATAAATGAGTAATAGTAATGTGCCATAACTTTTTCCTAATATCCCAGCTGTCGGGTAAGTGTAGTGAGGTATAGAGCGCATTATTTCACTCCAAAATCTGGTGAGTAATATCTGTAAGTATCAACATCTCACagtgaaatataaatattttaatggaTTTGGAGCACTGACTATTTTTTACACTCGTCACCTCATTTGCCTCTGTCTTAATCTTAAACAGTGAGTTTTTTTTCAGATGGCTATGGACATGATAACCAATCAGAGAAGACCAGGTCTCCCAGGTGATGCACATGCAGTTTGCTGGTGTGCAATTTCCAGGTTGACTCTCAAAACATAATATACAAatattaactttaaaaatacacatttcaaattcagtaaaaaaaatactctAAATATTACACAGGACACATTAAAATGGCAACACTGTGGTTTGAAACTAACACATTATTTACTGTTCAGTGTAACATCGCCACTGATCTCATTATTGACACTTCACCTACTACCACATCTCTCCTTTTATTATCAGCATTTAACTTTACTTCATGTAAAATGAATACAACCCAATTCAAGCAAAATGTCtcataaatgtacaaaatagTGACATGCTGTATATACATATGAACAACATATGAGTTATTTATGCGctacaaacaacaaaataccTACAAATTATGACTGAAAGATACTTGAAATCATTCCATTAAGATAAAAGGCTGTTACAAAAAGTATTGATACCCTCTAGACCCTCAATCCTATACAGATTGGAGAGAACTTTATCATCTGAAGTTGCTTTAATAATCTGGTGTCACACACTCATAAAAACATAAGgttaaaaatgttgaaggagTTTCTCAAAATATGCTACAGAACCAAATGGcttcatatatatattactCTATATAATTTATGAATGTctccatagtgtagtggttttCAGATTTGATCCTGGGAAGAGACACACAGAGCAcctgaaaagcattcacagtggTTTTCTTGCTCCTTGTTGTTATGTTACAAATTCATTTTCACCTCTTAACTCGACAAACACTGCCGCATAATGACAAGGTGAAAAATGTTTGCTCAAAATTCttgcaaataaaaaatgaaaaacataggCTGTGAATacttatgtacatttttttcttcaatacctTGAAGCACTTCTGGCAACAATTAGAGCCTCAAGTCTTTTTGGATTGCTGTCCAGTTGGAAGATCAATCTTCACCTCATTTCAAGGTATCTCTAAACACCGCTGCATTCATATTTCCCTTGACCGTGACTAGTTTCAGTTCCTGCCGCTGAAAACATCCCCACATCATGATGTTGCCCCCACTAGCAGCTTTAATGTAGGGATGGTATGGGCCAGTTGATGATTGGTGGCTGGTTTCCTCCACACATGACCTTCAGGCTAAAGAGTTCAATCTTTGTTCCATCAGACCGGAGAATTTTGTTTCTCATGGTCTGAGAGTTCTTCAGGTCCCTTTTGACAAATTCCAGGTGGACAGTCACTTGCTTTTTACTAAGGAGTGGCTTCTGACTGGTCACTataccataaaggcctgattggTGGAGTACTGCAGAAATGGTTGTCCTTCTGGAAGGTTCTTCTCTCTCTACAGAATGATACTAGAGCTCTCTCAGAGTGACCATTGGGGTCTTGGTCACCTCCCTGACTAAAGCCTTTTTGCCATAATCTCTCAGCTGCCTGAGCTTCCTTTTGATTGTCACGGCACAGGGTGTGAgtatttttgtacattttatattttgctttttgattttaaattattgtttgtagaattttgaggtgaaaaataaatgtaatacattttgaagTAAAACTGTAACATGAATAAAATGTGGAACAACTGCGTAAGCAAGGGTATGTGTAAAAACTGTGGCAACCCCTAGCGAATAAAGGAACAGCTGAAATTCAATTTGTATCTATTACTAAACTATTCTGTGTGACCTTTCATGTGTATCTTTAGATTACACTGGTGTCTAAATCTTTTGCCACAAAACTCACAGTCAAaaggtttctcacctgtgtgaactcTGATGTGCGTCTCAAGATGTATCTTTTGGTTAAACCTTTTACCACAGGTGTCACAGCcaaatggtttctctcctgtgtggactctcATGTGTATCTTTAAATTCCCCTCTCTGTTAAAGCTGTTACCACAAACCCCACAAGTAAAATGTTTCTCTCCTTTGTGAAGTGCCATGTGTCTCTTCAGATTACACTGATAACTAAATTTTTTACCACAATCGCCACAGACATACGGTTTCTCTTCTGTGTGAACTCTCATGTGTCTCCTAAGATCTCTGTTTTGGTTAAATTTTTGTCCACAATCGTCACAACTAAaaggtttctctcctgtgtgcacTCTTATGTGCATGTTAAGATTTCTTTTATAGTTAAATCTTTGTCCACAAATGTGACAGCTAAACGGTTTCTCTTCAGTGTGGGATCTTAAGTGTCTGTTAAGATTTGTCTTGAGGTTAAACCTTTTACCGCATTTATTACAAGAAAATGGTTTCTCTCCACCATGGAGTCTCATGTGTACATACAAACTTCCTTGATATCTAAATCTTTTGCCACACTCACTGCAATCAAATGGTCTTTCTCCTGTGTGGACCCGTGTGTGTATTTTAAGATCTCTCATTTGATTAAATCTTTTACCACAATCGTCACAGCTAACTgatttctctcctgtgtggacggTCATATGAGAATCACAGTTTTGATCCACTCTACAATGTTTCTCATTAACCAAACTGTTGGAAGACCTTTTTTCTGAGTGACATGTCACATGCTTCCGAAGAGACTGCTTGCAGACAAACTGTTTACCACACTCAGAGCAACCTAAAGACTGTTTTGCAATCTTAAATCCCACATCCTTATTTACACTTGACcctctgctgttgtttaaccCGCTGTCGTTGTCATCAGTTTCTGGTCCAAAATCTGACAAAGGTTCCTGCCAATCATCGTCCTCACTGACTTCCGTCTTAGAAGACTCTGAAGTCTCTCCATCAGTATTAGATTGTAAATGACAGTTTGCATGTGGTTCTGATTCTGGTGGTCCACTGTCTTCTtcattgatttctgtttttatctgttcAGCTGAGCTGCTAGCTGGAGgctctgtctctctgctgttttcagtttgGCTTTGATGAAGTGTTGAGAACTGAGGTttctcatcatcatcttcactcTTCACATGAACAGCAGTGAATGGGAACCCAGAGATATTGTCCTCCAGCCCACTGAGCTGTTCTCCCTCTTGACTTTTCCAgagttcctcctgttcctcctttATGTGAAGAAGCTCTGAGTCATGATGGTCCAGATTAGGGCTGCATTCATAGGGAATCTCTTCTTTTATCACCAACAGCTGCTGGACATCtgcaggaaacactgaaacacacacacactcataatgAACAATGGCAACTTTGTAATCATGCTGGTATTATTACCTTATGTTATGGAGTTCAATGACTACTGCAAACACACAGTACTGTTTAATTtgatcaaattaaataaaactgctTGTAGAAACCAATAAAgcaaaaactattaaaatgcCAAAATGAAATCCACCAATAACGTAACAATGTTTCCCAAGTAACTATGATTTGAAGGCAACTTGACCACTTAAGGTTTTCCACCAGTGAATTATAAGATTAGCACAGGCCTTATAAATGTTGTGACACAGGTTAATTTTACTCTACTGATGGAGTTTTTATGCAATAGTAATCCTGCTCACTTACATGGTGGATTAAGGTGGATTTAGTGTTGGACTGAAGGAGGAAATTAAGTGTTACAGTTAATTCTGTGAAGTGCCAGAAGCTTTCTTAATAATATGATTAACCTAATATTCAAACTAAAATATTAGTAGTATTATTGCTAAAAATTAACTTGCTGTTTGGTAT contains these protein-coding regions:
- the LOC113012145 gene encoding zinc finger protein 501-like, which gives rise to MAPVFPADVQQLLVIKEEIPYECSPNLDHHDSELLHIKEEQEELWKSQEGEQLSGLEDNISGFPFTAVHVKSEDDDEKPQFSTLHQSQTENSRETEPPASSSAEQIKTEINEEDSGPPESEPHANCHLQSNTDGETSESSKTEVSEDDDWQEPLSDFGPETDDNDSGLNNSRGSSVNKDVGFKIAKQSLGCSECGKQFVCKQSLRKHVTCHSEKRSSNSLVNEKHCRVDQNCDSHMTVHTGEKSVSCDDCGKRFNQMRDLKIHTRVHTGERPFDCSECGKRFRYQGSLYVHMRLHGGEKPFSCNKCGKRFNLKTNLNRHLRSHTEEKPFSCHICGQRFNYKRNLNMHIRVHTGEKPFSCDDCGQKFNQNRDLRRHMRVHTEEKPYVCGDCGKKFSYQCNLKRHMALHKGEKHFTCGVCGNSFNREGNLKIHMRVHTGEKPFGCDTCGKRFNQKIHLETHIRVHTGEKPFDCEFCGKRFRHQCNLKIHMKGHTE
- the LOC113012147 gene encoding zinc finger protein 501-like, giving the protein MAAVFPVDVQQLLVIKEEVSHECEWSPSVNHPDSELWKNQERVHCNGLEEDIKRFPFTVVHVKSEDEEEKPQSLKVHQNQNKNKIETETQASNSSEQRKMDRSTNNNIQTNTDGEAPESSETEVSEDGWQEPLSDCGPETDDSDSQLNDDRTPESGVNNAKRSSSCLVNERSSRVEQSVDSQMKRFGCDDCGKRFNQMKDLRVHMRVHTGERPFCCADCGKRFRYQGSLNVHMRLHAGEKPYACDKCGKRFSLKTNLTRHIRVHTGEKPFSCDICGQRFNYRRNLNMHIRVHTGEKPFSCDNCGQRFNQKIELRRHMRVHTEEKPYTCGDCGKTFSYQCNLKTHMALHKGEKQFVCGVCGNIFNQEGNLKIHMRVHTGEKPFGCDFCGKRFNQKIHLETHIRVHTGEKPYNCGFCGKRFRHQCNLKIHTKLHKE